The following proteins come from a genomic window of Polaribacter dokdonensis:
- the gdhA gene encoding NADP-specific glutamate dehydrogenase: MSNNIELKINEFMDMVKSRNNHEPEFLQAVQEVAETVIPYIVNHDIYHGKNILLRMVEPERLLSFRVSWVDDDGEIQVNRGYRIQMNSAIGPYKGGLRFHPTVNASILKFLAFEQVFKNSLTTLPMGGGKGGSDFDPKGKSDNEIMRFCHAFMSELFRHIGPNTDVPAGDIGVGAREIGFMFGMYKKLNNEFTGVLTGKGQSWGGSLIRPEATGYGNVYFADNMLKRKGDSFEGKKVVISGSGNVAQYAAEKAIELGATILTLSDSGGYILDEEGIDTEKLEHVMYIKNEKRGRISEYLDKYPDAKYVEGERPWSVKCDIALPCATQNELNGEEAKTLIENGCMCVSEGANMPSTPEAIHEFTNAKILFAPGKASNAGGVATSGLEMSQNSLRISWSREEVDSRLKDIMEDIHDSCVQYGEQEDGSIDYIKGANIAGFVKVADAMLAQGVI; this comes from the coding sequence ATGTCTAATAATATAGAGTTAAAAATAAATGAGTTTATGGATATGGTTAAATCTAGAAATAACCATGAGCCAGAATTCTTACAAGCTGTTCAAGAAGTAGCAGAAACTGTAATACCATATATTGTAAATCATGATATTTATCATGGTAAAAACATTCTACTTAGAATGGTAGAGCCAGAAAGATTACTATCCTTTAGAGTTTCTTGGGTAGATGATGATGGAGAAATACAAGTAAATAGAGGATATAGAATTCAAATGAATTCTGCAATAGGACCTTATAAAGGTGGTTTACGTTTTCACCCAACAGTAAACGCAAGTATCTTAAAGTTTTTAGCTTTTGAGCAAGTATTCAAAAACTCATTAACTACATTACCAATGGGTGGTGGAAAAGGTGGTTCTGATTTTGATCCTAAAGGAAAATCAGATAATGAAATCATGCGTTTTTGCCATGCTTTTATGAGTGAATTATTCAGACATATTGGCCCTAACACAGATGTTCCTGCAGGAGATATTGGTGTAGGAGCTAGAGAAATTGGGTTTATGTTTGGTATGTATAAAAAACTAAATAACGAATTTACTGGAGTTTTAACAGGTAAAGGACAATCTTGGGGTGGTTCTTTAATTAGACCTGAAGCAACAGGATATGGAAACGTATACTTTGCAGACAACATGTTAAAACGTAAAGGAGATTCTTTTGAAGGTAAAAAAGTAGTAATTTCTGGTTCTGGAAATGTAGCTCAATATGCTGCAGAAAAAGCAATTGAATTAGGTGCTACTATTTTAACATTATCAGATTCTGGAGGATATATTTTAGATGAAGAAGGTATAGATACAGAAAAGCTAGAACACGTAATGTATATTAAAAACGAAAAACGTGGCAGAATTAGCGAGTATTTAGACAAATATCCAGACGCAAAATATGTAGAAGGAGAAAGACCATGGTCTGTAAAATGTGATATTGCTTTACCTTGTGCAACTCAGAATGAGTTAAATGGAGAAGAGGCAAAAACATTAATCGAAAATGGATGTATGTGTGTTTCTGAAGGTGCAAATATGCCTTCTACTCCAGAAGCAATACATGAATTTACCAATGCAAAAATATTATTTGCACCAGGTAAAGCTTCTAATGCTGGAGGTGTTGCAACTTCTGGTTTAGAAATGTCTCAAAACTCACTTAGAATTTCTTGGTCTAGAGAAGAAGTAGACAGCAGATTAAAAGATATTATGGAAGATATTCATGATTCTTGTGTTCAATATGGAGAACAAGAAGATGGTTCTATAGATTATATTAAAGGAGCAAATATTGCAGGTTTCGTAAAAGTTGCAGATGCAATGTTAGCACAAGGTGTTATTTAA
- the pheS gene encoding phenylalanine--tRNA ligase subunit alpha, with product MLDKVKELIGEVQSFKATTKDEVESFRIKYLGSKGLLKDLFSEFKNVDAELRKDFGQALNNLKKSAESKVAELNDALESAVEEKGVYGDLTRPSEPIELGSRHPISLVRNQIIEVFNRIGFTVSEGPEIEDDWHNFTALNLPEYHPARDMQDTFFIEQDPDILLRTHTSSVQVRYMENNEPPIRTISPGRVFRNEDISARAHCIFHQVEGLYIDTDVSFADLKQTLLYFTKEMFGKSKIRLRPSYFPFTEPSAEVDIYWGLETETDYRITKGTGWLEIMGCGMVDPNVLKNANIDPTKYSGYAFGMGIERIAMLLYQIPDIRMFYENDKRFLEQFKSII from the coding sequence ATGTTAGATAAAGTAAAGGAATTAATTGGTGAGGTGCAATCTTTTAAAGCAACTACCAAAGACGAAGTTGAGTCATTTAGAATTAAATATTTAGGAAGTAAAGGTTTATTAAAAGACCTTTTTTCTGAGTTTAAAAATGTAGATGCTGAATTACGTAAAGATTTTGGCCAAGCATTAAACAACTTAAAGAAATCTGCAGAAAGTAAAGTTGCAGAATTAAATGACGCTTTGGAAAGTGCTGTTGAAGAAAAAGGAGTTTATGGAGATTTAACAAGACCTTCTGAACCTATTGAGTTGGGTTCACGTCATCCAATATCATTGGTAAGAAATCAAATAATTGAAGTTTTTAATAGAATTGGTTTTACAGTTTCTGAAGGACCAGAAATTGAAGATGATTGGCATAACTTTACAGCCTTAAATTTACCTGAATATCATCCTGCAAGAGACATGCAAGACACGTTCTTTATAGAACAAGATCCAGATATTTTACTGCGTACACACACTTCTTCTGTGCAAGTGCGTTATATGGAAAATAATGAGCCACCTATTAGAACAATTTCTCCAGGAAGAGTTTTTAGAAATGAAGACATTTCTGCTAGAGCTCACTGTATATTTCATCAAGTTGAAGGCTTGTATATAGACACAGATGTATCTTTTGCTGATTTAAAACAAACACTTTTATATTTTACTAAAGAGATGTTTGGAAAGTCTAAAATTAGATTAAGACCTTCTTATTTCCCATTTACAGAGCCAAGTGCAGAAGTTGATATTTACTGGGGATTAGAAACTGAAACTGATTATAGAATTACAAAAGGTACAGGTTGGTTAGAAATTATGGGTTGTGGAATGGTAGATCCTAATGTATTGAAAAATGCAAATATAGATCCTACAAAATATTCTGGTTATGCTTTTGGAATGGGTATAGAACGTATTGCAATGTTATTGTATCAAATACCTGATATTAGAATGTTTTATGAAAATGATAAACGTTTTTTAGAACAATTTAAAAGCATAATATAA
- a CDS encoding Na+/H+ antiporter NhaC family protein, with amino-acid sequence MEYGFLSVIPPIVAIILALRTKQVYIALLFGIWFSWLIVKGWNPLEGTLAMIEGMVNVFQSKGNTRTIIFSALVGSLLVFIQYSRGVEGFINIINKRLVKLEKKKSGYARIMVQILATLTGLLLFVETSISSLTVGTLYRPIFDKLKIPREKLAYIADSSSAPSSILIPFNAWGAFIMGLLLTQGIDKPFSVMIASIKYNFYPLLAIGILFFIILSRKDFGLMKKAEKRTKETGLLMNEGSKPMVSDEVTSFPPKEGIEAKAYNMIVPLLVMVCMMPINLIYTGWDAVNEATSFLNHASQAIGEGSGSSSVLYAVISAILVAITMYFIQGILKPKEAVNLTLKGISELMPLALLMLLAFAIGDACKVLDTGNYIANITESWLSPELLPAVVFIVSSFIAFSTGTSWGTFAIMLAISVPMANIHGADITIVVAATLGGGIFGDHCSPISDTSIISSMASASDHIDHVKTQLPYALFGGLITVIMYLIIGFLG; translated from the coding sequence ATGGAGTATGGTTTCTTGTCTGTGATACCACCAATTGTTGCAATTATTTTAGCGTTAAGAACCAAGCAAGTTTATATTGCTTTGCTTTTTGGAATTTGGTTTTCTTGGTTAATTGTAAAAGGTTGGAATCCTTTAGAAGGAACTTTAGCAATGATTGAAGGAATGGTTAATGTTTTTCAATCGAAAGGAAATACAAGAACCATAATTTTTAGTGCTTTAGTGGGTTCTTTACTGGTCTTTATTCAATACTCTAGAGGAGTAGAAGGTTTTATAAACATCATAAATAAAAGATTGGTAAAGCTAGAAAAAAAGAAATCTGGTTATGCTAGAATAATGGTTCAAATTTTAGCAACGCTAACAGGTTTGTTGCTTTTTGTAGAAACCAGTATATCGTCTTTAACAGTAGGTACTTTATACAGACCTATTTTTGATAAACTAAAAATACCTAGAGAAAAACTAGCCTACATTGCAGATTCTAGTTCTGCACCATCATCAATATTAATTCCTTTTAATGCTTGGGGTGCTTTTATTATGGGTTTATTATTAACGCAGGGAATTGATAAACCTTTTTCTGTGATGATAGCTTCTATTAAATATAACTTTTATCCATTATTAGCAATCGGAATTTTGTTCTTTATCATTTTATCAAGAAAAGATTTTGGTTTAATGAAAAAGGCTGAAAAAAGAACCAAAGAAACTGGTTTGCTAATGAATGAAGGTTCTAAACCTATGGTTTCTGATGAGGTAACTTCATTTCCGCCAAAAGAAGGAATAGAAGCAAAAGCATACAACATGATTGTGCCACTTTTGGTAATGGTTTGTATGATGCCAATCAACCTAATTTATACAGGTTGGGATGCTGTAAATGAAGCTACTTCATTTTTAAATCATGCTTCGCAAGCAATAGGAGAAGGCTCTGGATCTTCATCTGTTTTGTACGCAGTAATTTCTGCAATTTTAGTAGCAATTACCATGTATTTTATTCAAGGAATTTTAAAACCAAAAGAAGCTGTAAACTTAACTTTAAAAGGGATAAGTGAATTAATGCCTTTGGCTTTACTAATGCTGTTAGCTTTTGCAATTGGTGATGCTTGTAAAGTGTTAGATACAGGTAATTATATTGCAAATATTACAGAGAGTTGGTTGTCTCCAGAATTATTACCAGCAGTTGTTTTTATTGTAAGTTCTTTTATTGCATTTTCTACAGGAACTTCTTGGGGTACATTTGCAATAATGTTGGCAATTTCTGTACCTATGGCAAATATTCATGGAGCAGATATTACTATTGTTGTGGCTGCAACTTTAGGAGGAGGAATTTTTGGAGATCATTGCTCACCAATTTCTGATACTTCAATAATATCATCTATGGCTTCTGCTAGTGATCATATAGACCATGTAAAAACACAGTTACCTTATGCGCTTTTTGGTGGTTTAATAACTGTAATTATGTATCTAATTATTGGTTTTTTAGGATAA
- the glpK gene encoding glycerol kinase GlpK has product MSKKYILALDQGTTSSRSVIVDELGEIIAIEQQEFRQIFPKSGWIEHDALEILETQLTTLKKVVTAAKINVKDIVGLGITNQRETTVVWNKTTGKPIYNAIVWQDKRTADFCKELKKRELEEYVKKNTGLVIDSYFSATKIHWVLENVAGAKEEAKKDNLLFGTIDTWLVWNLTNNNVHVTDYSNASRTMLFDIKNLCWDDNLCSELNIPKSMLPKVKPSSHHFGDFEYEGHTIPIAGIAGDQQAALFGQACFKKGNAKNTYGTGCFLLMNTGTEIQYSKNGLLTTIAWGLNDKVYYALEGSVFVAGSAIQWLRDGLEIIKSAEESELFAEEVNEENPVIVVPAFAGLGAPYWDMYARGAIFGLTRDTGKSHLIKATLQSLAYQTKDLLIAMEHDAETQLTALKVDGGACANNVLMQFQADILNTSVERPKNTETTVMGAAYLAGICVGLWKQEDIEIDKKIDKEFKPSFSKEKRNRLYKKWLKAVERSKDWLD; this is encoded by the coding sequence ATGTCAAAAAAATATATTTTAGCTTTAGATCAAGGAACCACAAGTTCTAGATCTGTAATTGTTGATGAATTAGGTGAAATAATTGCTATTGAACAACAAGAATTTAGACAAATTTTTCCAAAATCTGGTTGGATAGAACATGATGCTTTAGAAATTTTAGAAACGCAATTAACAACCTTAAAAAAAGTAGTTACTGCAGCTAAAATTAATGTAAAAGATATTGTTGGTTTAGGCATTACAAACCAAAGAGAAACTACTGTTGTCTGGAATAAAACAACAGGAAAACCAATTTATAATGCCATAGTTTGGCAAGACAAAAGAACTGCAGACTTTTGTAAAGAATTAAAGAAAAGAGAACTAGAAGAATACGTTAAAAAAAATACGGGTTTAGTTATTGACTCTTATTTTTCTGCTACCAAAATTCACTGGGTTTTAGAAAACGTTGCAGGTGCAAAAGAAGAGGCTAAAAAAGATAATTTACTTTTTGGCACCATAGATACTTGGTTAGTTTGGAATTTAACTAACAACAATGTGCATGTTACAGATTATAGTAATGCATCTAGAACCATGCTTTTTGATATAAAAAACTTGTGTTGGGATGATAATTTATGCTCTGAATTAAATATTCCAAAATCGATGTTACCAAAGGTAAAACCATCATCTCATCATTTTGGAGATTTTGAATATGAAGGTCACACTATACCTATTGCTGGTATTGCAGGCGATCAGCAAGCAGCACTATTTGGCCAAGCTTGCTTTAAAAAAGGAAATGCCAAAAACACTTATGGCACAGGCTGTTTCTTATTGATGAATACTGGTACAGAAATTCAATATTCAAAAAACGGACTATTAACTACTATTGCTTGGGGATTAAATGATAAAGTTTATTATGCTTTAGAAGGTAGTGTCTTTGTGGCTGGCTCAGCAATTCAGTGGCTAAGAGATGGTCTAGAAATTATAAAATCCGCAGAAGAAAGTGAATTGTTTGCAGAAGAAGTAAATGAAGAAAACCCAGTAATAGTTGTGCCTGCATTTGCTGGTTTAGGAGCTCCTTATTGGGACATGTATGCAAGAGGAGCCATTTTTGGTTTAACTAGAGACACAGGAAAAAGCCATCTAATTAAGGCTACTCTGCAATCTTTGGCTTACCAAACCAAAGATTTATTAATAGCTATGGAGCATGATGCAGAAACACAACTAACCGCTCTTAAAGTAGATGGTGGGGCTTGTGCTAATAATGTTTTAATGCAGTTTCAAGCAGATATTTTAAATACTAGTGTAGAGAGACCAAAAAACACAGAAACTACAGTAATGGGTGCAGCATATTTAGCAGGGATTTGTGTTGGTTTATGGAAACAAGAGGATATAGAAATTGATAAGAAGATTGATAAAGAGTTTAAACCTAGTTTTAGTAAAGAAAAACGTAATAGGTTATACAAAAAATGGCTTAAAGCTGTAGAGCGTTCTAAAGATTGGCTAGATTAA
- a CDS encoding pyridoxamine 5'-phosphate oxidase family protein, translating to MSKFYKKINTRLHKFIDQQKIFFVATAPNSGRINLSPKGMDSFRVLSENRVLWLNVTGSGNETAAHLLENKRITIMFCSFEKAPNILRLYGTGKEIKEGDASWNELIQLFPETPGTRQIFDIHVDSAQTSCGMSIPYYEFKGERNDLNNWAAEQGKEGIKQYWEDKNQTSIDGLPTQIMD from the coding sequence ATGTCTAAATTTTATAAAAAAATTAATACAAGATTACATAAGTTTATCGATCAGCAAAAGATATTCTTTGTGGCTACAGCTCCAAATTCTGGCAGAATAAACCTATCTCCAAAAGGTATGGATTCTTTTAGAGTGCTTTCTGAAAACAGAGTTTTATGGCTAAATGTTACAGGAAGTGGAAATGAAACTGCTGCGCATTTGCTAGAAAACAAAAGAATAACAATTATGTTTTGTTCGTTTGAAAAAGCACCAAATATTCTACGTTTGTATGGTACAGGAAAAGAAATAAAAGAAGGTGATGCTTCTTGGAATGAACTCATTCAACTTTTTCCAGAAACTCCAGGAACTCGTCAAATTTTTGACATCCATGTAGACTCTGCACAAACTTCTTGTGGTATGTCTATTCCTTATTACGAATTTAAAGGAGAAAGAAACGATTTAAACAATTGGGCAGCAGAGCAAGGTAAAGAAGGTATAAAACAATATTGGGAAGATAAAAACCAAACTAGTATAGATGGTTTACCAACACAAATAATGGATTAA
- a CDS encoding glycerol-3-phosphate dehydrogenase/oxidase, giving the protein MSNFSNFNRAQITKDLQTTEFDLLIIGGGITGAGIALDAATRGMKVALIEKGDFASGTSSKSTKLIHGGLRYLKQFDFWLVKEVGTERAIVHKLAPHLVVPEKMILPLIEGGTYGSWLTSVGLKVYDILASVEGDDKRKMLSVKKSLKKEPLLPKKILKGAGYYAEYRTDDARLTIEVLKTAQNYDAKLLNYSEATEFIYEDKRVVGANVKDGITNESYDIKAKYVVNACGPWVDELRQINNSKIGKQLHLTKGVHLVVDHEKLPVKQSVYFDVPDGRMMFAIPRGKVTYFGTTDTNYQQDKDDVNTSLVDATYLISAVNNMFPDITISLDDVESSWAGLRPLIHEEGKSASELSRKDEIFVSETELISIAGGKLTGYRKMAERIVDLIDKKYKRRFEKSFSEIKTKNLVLKGGDFENYDEVKSYTDAIYNRIAEVDFNQKDAEYLVHNYGKQTDQMLKKFDEFTEENQQEKLIKAEVWFSIQHEMACTPTDFFMRRTGRLFFDPKSVKQYKEYVLNLFASHFSWDTETTEKHKQELEHHVRMATTFN; this is encoded by the coding sequence ATGAGCAACTTTTCTAATTTTAATAGAGCACAAATAACCAAAGATTTACAAACTACAGAGTTTGATTTATTAATAATTGGTGGTGGAATTACAGGTGCAGGTATTGCTTTAGATGCTGCTACTAGAGGCATGAAAGTGGCACTTATTGAAAAAGGAGATTTTGCTTCTGGAACCTCAAGTAAATCAACAAAATTAATTCATGGTGGTTTACGATATTTAAAACAATTCGATTTTTGGTTAGTGAAAGAAGTAGGTACAGAAAGAGCAATAGTTCACAAACTAGCACCTCATTTAGTAGTACCAGAAAAAATGATTTTACCTTTAATAGAAGGAGGAACTTATGGTTCTTGGTTAACCTCTGTTGGTTTAAAAGTGTATGATATTTTAGCTTCTGTAGAAGGTGATGATAAAAGAAAAATGTTATCTGTAAAAAAGTCATTAAAGAAAGAACCTTTACTACCTAAAAAGATTTTAAAAGGAGCAGGTTATTATGCAGAATACAGAACAGATGATGCTCGTTTAACAATAGAAGTTTTAAAAACAGCACAAAATTATGATGCTAAACTTTTAAATTATTCAGAAGCAACAGAATTCATTTATGAAGATAAAAGAGTGGTTGGTGCCAATGTAAAAGATGGCATTACCAATGAAAGTTATGACATAAAAGCAAAATATGTAGTAAATGCATGTGGACCTTGGGTAGATGAATTGCGTCAAATAAACAATTCTAAAATTGGTAAGCAATTGCACCTTACTAAAGGAGTTCATTTAGTGGTAGACCATGAAAAATTACCAGTAAAACAATCTGTTTATTTTGATGTTCCTGATGGAAGAATGATGTTCGCAATTCCTCGTGGAAAAGTAACTTATTTTGGTACAACAGATACCAATTATCAACAAGATAAAGATGATGTTAATACAAGTTTGGTAGATGCTACCTACTTAATTTCTGCTGTAAATAATATGTTTCCAGACATTACAATTTCTTTAGATGATGTAGAATCTTCTTGGGCTGGTTTACGACCTTTAATTCATGAAGAAGGAAAATCAGCTTCAGAGTTATCTAGAAAAGATGAAATTTTTGTATCAGAAACAGAGCTGATTTCTATTGCTGGAGGTAAACTTACTGGTTATCGTAAAATGGCAGAACGAATTGTAGATTTAATCGATAAGAAATATAAGAGAAGATTTGAGAAATCTTTTAGTGAAATTAAAACCAAAAATTTAGTGCTTAAAGGTGGTGATTTCGAAAATTATGATGAAGTTAAAAGTTATACAGATGCCATTTATAACAGAATTGCAGAAGTTGATTTTAATCAGAAAGATGCAGAATATTTAGTGCATAATTATGGAAAACAAACAGATCAAATGCTAAAAAAATTCGACGAGTTCACTGAAGAAAATCAACAAGAAAAATTGATAAAAGCAGAGGTTTGGTTTAGCATTCAACATGAAATGGCTTGTACACCAACAGACTTTTTTATGCGTAGAACAGGTCGTCTGTTTTTTGATCCAAAGAGTGTAAAACAGTATAAAGAGTATGTTTTAAATTTGTTTGCTTCTCATTTTTCTTGGGATACAGAAACTACTGAAAAACACAAGCAAGAACTTGAGCATCATGTAAGAATGGCAACTACATTTAACTAG
- a CDS encoding TIGR04283 family arsenosugar biosynthesis glycosyltransferase → MLLSIIIPVYNEQENLAKRLSFLCEQANNFSLEIIISNSPETTDNSFNVCKNFSKVTYLKSDKKGRAAQMNFAAEKANGDVLLFLHADVMLPNDFYKQIQNAINKNFTFGFFAYQFDNDSAFLSFNSKFTTKDGLFAGGGDQCHFFTKEQFQQLKGYNEEFCIMEDFEMMTRIRKQKIPFTIIQSKATVSARKYEHNSWLKVNLINGYVFLKYKFGAHPNSLRKTYKSLLREGV, encoded by the coding sequence ATGTTATTAAGTATTATAATTCCTGTTTACAATGAACAAGAAAATCTTGCAAAAAGGTTGTCGTTTTTATGTGAACAAGCTAACAATTTTTCTCTAGAAATAATTATTTCTAATTCGCCAGAAACTACAGATAATAGTTTTAATGTGTGTAAAAACTTTAGTAAAGTTACATATTTAAAAAGTGATAAAAAGGGCAGAGCTGCTCAAATGAATTTTGCTGCAGAAAAAGCGAATGGTGATGTTTTACTTTTTTTGCATGCAGATGTAATGTTGCCTAATGATTTTTATAAGCAAATACAGAATGCAATAAATAAGAATTTTACGTTCGGTTTTTTCGCTTATCAATTTGATAATGATTCTGCCTTCTTAAGCTTTAATTCTAAATTTACGACTAAAGACGGTTTATTTGCAGGTGGAGGAGATCAATGTCATTTCTTTACTAAAGAGCAGTTTCAACAATTAAAAGGCTATAATGAAGAGTTTTGCATTATGGAAGATTTTGAAATGATGACAAGAATTAGAAAACAGAAAATTCCGTTTACAATTATACAATCTAAAGCTACTGTAAGCGCAAGAAAATATGAGCACAATTCTTGGTTAAAGGTAAATTTAATTAATGGCTACGTGTTTTTAAAATACAAGTTTGGAGCACATCCAAATAGTCTTAGAAAGACCTATAAAAGCCTTCTAAGAGAAGGTGTATAA
- a CDS encoding DUF547 domain-containing protein has product MKKVLLTIVFFTSLSIVSQNKIIYSDVAQDLLQNIMDKKLYDKEVKILAESTLEDLTSELKTDSQKLAFWINVYNAFIQISLSENPKEYEDRGAFFKKPRVKIAGELLSFDDMEHDIMRKSRVKISWGYLRKYFRPKWERKLRIDGDLEWRIHFALNCGAKSCPPVAIYSSENLSNELDFMTTEYLNEQTSFNEETKTAKSVSLFSWFRADFGGLCGARQILFDYKITPEKPKKLDFKTYDWTLSLGNYRTIPK; this is encoded by the coding sequence ATGAAAAAGGTTTTATTAACAATCGTTTTTTTTACTTCTCTATCAATTGTTTCACAAAATAAGATAATTTATAGTGATGTTGCACAAGATTTACTTCAAAATATAATGGATAAAAAATTGTATGATAAAGAGGTAAAAATTTTAGCAGAAAGTACTTTAGAAGATTTAACCTCAGAGTTAAAAACAGATTCTCAAAAACTAGCTTTTTGGATTAATGTATACAATGCATTCATTCAAATTTCTTTATCAGAAAACCCTAAAGAATACGAAGATAGAGGTGCTTTCTTTAAAAAACCTAGAGTTAAAATTGCAGGTGAGCTTTTATCTTTTGATGATATGGAGCATGATATTATGCGTAAATCTAGAGTTAAAATTAGTTGGGGATATTTAAGAAAATATTTTCGTCCAAAATGGGAGCGTAAACTAAGAATTGATGGCGATTTAGAATGGAGAATTCATTTTGCTTTAAATTGTGGAGCCAAAAGCTGTCCTCCAGTTGCTATTTATTCATCAGAAAATTTAAGTAATGAGCTAGATTTTATGACTACTGAATATTTAAATGAACAAACTTCATTTAATGAGGAAACAAAAACAGCAAAATCAGTTTCGCTTTTTTCTTGGTTTAGAGCAGATTTTGGAGGTCTTTGTGGAGCAAGACAAATTCTTTTTGATTATAAGATAACACCTGAAAAACCAAAAAAGTTAGACTTTAAAACTTATGATTGGACACTAAGTTTGGGTAATTACAGAACAATACCAAAGTAG
- a CDS encoding MFS transporter, whose amino-acid sequence MAKQDPYAALRIREFNIFLFVRFLLVFGWSMQFIVIEWQVYSITKDPLSLGIIGLMEIIPAFSMALFAGHIVDQKEKRNLLALCTAAFSLISLGLFLLTSDEVVNGWSTNSVLYCIYGLVFFGGFLRSFFGPTIFSLVALLVPKKIYHNAATWSTSTWKTASVSGALCGGFFISWIDVDNTLLLVFILVILSLIFTFLIKKKPILNKKIGEPITESLKAGVKFVFSNKAVLGALTLDMIAVLFGGTVAILSVFAQDILEVGPEGFGLLNASISIGSIVTMLLTTYIPINKNTGKKMLISVFIFGLSIIAFGLSSIFWVSLLALFVSGAADGISMVIRQTILQLKTPDEMRGRVSSVNSMFVGSSNELGAFESGLAAKILGPVAAVVFGGTMTIITVATTAVVSPTIRNLDLTADIEENEKED is encoded by the coding sequence ATGGCAAAGCAAGACCCATATGCAGCTCTAAGAATTAGAGAATTTAATATATTTTTATTTGTAAGATTTCTCTTGGTTTTTGGATGGTCTATGCAATTCATAGTTATTGAGTGGCAAGTATATTCCATTACAAAAGATCCTCTTTCTTTAGGTATAATTGGTTTAATGGAAATTATTCCTGCTTTTTCTATGGCCTTATTTGCGGGTCATATTGTAGATCAAAAAGAGAAAAGAAACTTACTTGCTTTATGTACTGCAGCTTTTTCTTTAATAAGTTTAGGTTTGTTTTTACTAACATCAGATGAAGTTGTAAATGGTTGGTCTACAAATTCGGTTTTGTATTGTATTTATGGATTGGTATTTTTTGGCGGATTTTTAAGATCGTTTTTTGGCCCTACTATTTTTTCTTTAGTGGCTTTATTAGTGCCTAAAAAAATATATCATAATGCTGCAACTTGGAGCACTAGTACTTGGAAAACAGCATCAGTTTCTGGTGCTTTGTGTGGAGGTTTTTTTATAAGTTGGATAGATGTTGACAACACTTTATTACTAGTATTTATTCTAGTTATTTTATCATTAATTTTTACATTTTTAATTAAAAAGAAACCAATTTTAAATAAGAAAATTGGTGAACCTATTACAGAAAGTCTAAAAGCAGGTGTAAAGTTTGTATTTAGCAACAAAGCTGTTTTAGGTGCTTTAACCTTAGATATGATTGCAGTTTTGTTTGGTGGAACAGTTGCTATTTTATCTGTTTTTGCTCAAGATATTTTAGAGGTTGGTCCTGAAGGTTTTGGACTATTAAACGCCTCTATTTCCATTGGTAGTATAGTAACTATGCTATTAACAACTTATATACCTATCAACAAAAATACAGGTAAAAAGATGTTGATATCTGTGTTTATTTTTGGGTTGAGTATTATTGCTTTTGGTTTATCATCTATCTTTTGGGTGAGTTTATTAGCATTGTTTGTAAGTGGGGCTGCAGATGGTATATCTATGGTGATTCGTCAAACTATTTTGCAGTTAAAAACACCAGATGAAATGAGAGGTAGAGTATCTTCTGTAAATTCTATGTTTGTAGGTTCTTCTAATGAGTTAGGTGCTTTTGAAAGTGGCTTAGCAGCTAAAATTCTAGGGCCAGTTGCAGCTGTTGTTTTTGGTGGCACAATGACCATAATTACTGTAGCTACAACAGCAGTAGTTAGCCCAACTATTAGAAATTTAGATCTTACAGCAGATATCGAAGAAAATGAAAAAGAAGATTAA